Genomic DNA from Lacipirellulaceae bacterium:
CGCCCGTTATGACTGGATGACCGGGAGGCTACCCACTTGCCGTTGGCAACTACACAAGATGGAATCTTTCAGAGTGCGTTTCAAACGTCAAGGATTAGCTCTCAACAGAACTCGGCATGGAAGAAACTGCAGCTGTCACCCATGACGAAGGGAAATCACACTCGCAATGCCTTGCCGATGCAGGAGCAATTCAATCGTTATCATCAAGATCTGTACTGGTATAGAAGGAGGTCCAAACAGGAACGTGATCCGACTGGTTTAAGATGTACTCAATCCCAGCTTGCTTGGATTCGATTGGATAAACGAACGTACTGTTTCGAACCACCTCTCTTGTCTCCGAGTAGCGCAGGATGATGTGGTCAATCAGGTCATCGGATTGGTGAGGATTCCAAGTCTTTATGTAAGAACCTTCTGCTGAGCCGGGACCTAGAAATTGCGTTTGAAAGAGGAAGCCCGCGTCCGTCAGCGGATCGAATGACTCATGGCCGATGTGGTGGTTAAAATCCCCCGCGACAATCACATCTCGTTCATGACTCCTCGAGATGAGAGCGTCGATTTGGTGAACAAGATCCTTACTTTGCTCTATTCTAACTTTCGTTGGGCAGCTACCAATCCCAACGCGTGACTTTAGGTGGACACCAACGACCCAAAAATCAAACTCACCTGCTTTGAACTGGCCCGCAACAGGCTTGCGAAGACCGCTGCTCGAGCAACCTCCTGGCAGACTAAATGAAGTGTTTACTTCGAGCTCTTGCAACGAATCATCAACGACTTCTATTTCATCAGCATCCCAAGCCAGAACGACAAATTGCTCACGATTGCTATAATTCCCCTCAAAGAATTCGTATCCTTCGCTGCTAAGCAGTTGCTTTAACTTCTTCCAGTTGCCACTTTGGGTATTGATCTCCTGAAAAACGACGATCTCTAGATCCAACTCGTCAACGATTCGTTTAGAGATTTCACGTAGATCTTCGAATCGCCGTCTTGGACGCCTGATGCCATTGTACTTTTTTCGAGACTTGCCCAGCAACTCAAGATTGTAGGTTCCAATTTGGATCGTGCTTTCAGCCGGATCAGAGCCAAGAGTAAAGTCAGGGGTAGTCCGCTGAGCCCTGCCATCGTGCCGCTTACTACCCCCGCTGATTCCCAACTCATTCCCTCTCTTACCGGAAGGGGAATCTACTTGCCTAATCTGACGTTCCAGCTTTGCCACTCTTCGCTGCAAATCACTGATGTCGTAAGAAAGCGACTCTTCCTCCTGGGCAGTCTCACCTTCATCCTTAACCGATCGGTTGCGCTCGTGCAACAATGCTTCGATGCGAGCGAGTCGACTAGTCATCTCTCGATTTACTGTGAACTCTGGTGACCCTGCTGAGGCAGCTGGACGCCCGGTTTTTGGCTCTCCCGGATATTTGCTGCTCTGCCCCTCGTTTCTTGATTGATTGAAACTAGGGTGAACTAGCGAGGGCGCGTTGAATTTGATCGATTTGTTCGCAAGTCGACCATCTATCACTAGGTTTCCGTGAACCCGATAAAGGTCGCTAAACAGCTCCCGGTCAATCGTTTGTCCGCGACTCGCATGATCGAACATCCTTGACAAACTTTCGGTCAGATTCCATTCCCACAAAGCGGTTGCTGCTTGAGACTCAATGGCCGCTTGGTCGCCAGCCGACAGATTAGCGAAAAAGTTCAGGCCTGTTTTTTCTTCAATCTCATCGATGCTCTTTAGGAAGGGCACATGATCGACATCAACGCCAGAATGGCTCAGTTCCTCATCATGATCATAGATGAAGGCAAGCACGAAGGGCTGGTTAGGCTCAGCTGCGTTCTCCCGAGCAACGATCTTGAAAAAACCTGTTGGGATAGAGACCTTTGTCTCCGAGCCATCGCCGATGGTTTCGAGATCTCGTCCTTGAACATAGATGGGACCACAAGTAATCCAAAGACTCTCGTATTCATCTGCCCATAAGCCACACAGTCTCTCAAGCCCCAGCCAGTGTCCCCCGTTAAACGCTTGTATTTGTGGACACGCATTCGCCAAGCAGAAAGAGTTGTAGTTTGCATTGCTTCCCAGTCTCTGCGCGTGGGAACGCATACACATGTGGCCCCGCGAATAACCTGAGTTGGCATAGGACGCGTCTGTGGGAGAGTCTATGGTGGTAGGCAATCCTGGGACACGGATCCAATCACTCGGACGCTCGTCGCTGCCAGTGATAGGGCCTTTATCGAGCTGGTAGGAAATCCAGTTGGGTACGCCCAGGCGATCGCCTTCGCCATCTCCGTTGTCGTCGTCGGTTAGATCAAACGATACTGCGTACGCTCGAAATTGCAATACGTGTTCGGACGGTTCAACCTCGAACCTCAAATGATGATGGACAGGAGAATGGACGACCGGTCGCAAGAACTCTTGCGCTAAGGTACTTCCAGTCGCTCCTAATCCTATTGCAGCGAAGATCATGAATGATTTTATGTAAAGCATAACTAATCTCCAGAATACGCGGTTATATTGTCATGGTGAATGACGTAGTGCTCTAGCATCTCATCCTCAAGCCTCTGTTCACAGGAAGGCAGTACAGCTGACGACAGACGTGTCGATGGGCAACTTCGCCTTTATCCTGATCCGACCATCCGCCGGCACATCGACCTTACACCTTCTCTTAGGAATGCCCCTAGCATCGCATCGGGTCCATAGGACGGTTGAAAGACATTTGTCACTCGCGTCGGCGAAACCAGTTTTTCCCAGGCTCGGCGACGCCGCACAACATCGCAAGGATCGACTACCGCGAACGCGGCTCCACCTCGCTGCTTGACTACCGAAAAGGCAGGGACATCGGTGAGTCCGTCTCCGATGTAGATCATGTTCTCAAATGGCACGCGCCGATCTTCCCGTTCAATCGACTCATTGACGGCATAGGGGTCCGATTTGCTCTGACGCAGAAGACCCTTATTGATCTCGAACAAGTACCTCGTTTTTTCTGTAAAAGTTATTGCCCGTTTGGGGCGTTTGAGAATTCCTTTGGAATCGACTTCAAACGTACAGCCTCGAATCTCGTCTACCTTCTCGGCAGCTTTGGTACCTCGGAGAAGAACCTCGATACCGCCGCTAATAATATAGAGTTCAACCTCGGTATTCAGTTCAGGAAACTCATCGGGGATCCGTCGAAAGTCTTCCAGCGATGACAAGACATCAGGATAGAAGTCGATAGACTTCCCGAACTCGCTTAACTGCTCCTCCGTCAGATTGCCCAGAGGGCGATTCTTACCAACCAGGTCGCATAGTGCGCTGGTCCATGCAAGAGCTGGGTCCCACCCATCCGTCACCATTTGGCCGACCGTCTCACGCCAAAAAATCGCGGTGTCGATACCGAAAGAGGACAACAGTTTTTCGGTCGAATCATCCGTCAGCGTATGATCGAAATCGAAAACCAAGGCAATGTTTTGGGCCTGACACATAAGTACTCATTCCCGCAATACTGTGAGAAGTCGCTAGGAAACCTCCGCTAACAATCCCGACGCTAAGAAATCCTTTGGGAATCGCCACGCTGGAGGACAGAAGTAATAGCCGCCCGTAAGCACCGAAAAAACTCCGGAGGTAAACATGGCATCTCGACCAGCCTCAGGACACGGAAAATCGGGATTCATCTGCCACGTATCGGTGACATACTCGAATTGGCGCGAGATACTATTCATGTAGGCCACGAACAAGAGCCCAAAGCTAGATGGAGCGTATTTGCCGGTTTCCTCGTCCAACGACCCTATGTTATCTAGATATGGGTATCCTCTCCGTAGGAACCGACGATCCATATCATCCAACCCTAGAGAGTACTTTGGCGGCCTACGCGGATTGACCGCGCGAGAATGTGACTTGAGAGGGCCATCGGCTTTATTGACAGGATCAGCGAATAAGGGCTCACGAGGAAAGTCCTTGTCACGCCTCTTCGCCAGCGGCATTCCATCCTCTTTCTGCCTGCCAATCATCAGCGATTGTTGATCATCCTCCAAGAGGTCCCATTTCTCCAAATCCTGCTCAACCTTGCGAAACACCAAGTAGCTTCCACCACGGCACCAAGCGGGCTCTTCGGAGAACTCATCGATAAAAATAAACGACTCGCGCTCGGGACGCGTTAGGTTGCCGAGATTAGAAATGCCGTCCTCAAAGCGTCCGAAAGCACGCTTATCGGGACGGGCAAATCCCTCGTCAACCGCAACGACTTGCAATGATGCATCAATCGTCTCAATAGAACGCGCAATTGCCGCATTCACATACTTGTGGTCGCTGGCGATCGAAAAAACGAGATCGGTCTGCTCTTCTGAGGGGTCAAATCGATCACCAAACAGTCGCGGTGGAATTCGCAAGGAACGCGGCTTGGCATGCAAAAAACCGAATCGGTCTCTACCAGACACCGGGTCCATGAAAAACGTTGCTCCGAGCCCCACGGTAACGGTCACCCGATAGCTTCGGGGAACATACTGCAGGGGACGCAAATCGGCGGTCGCGGGGCCGCGGGTCATTTGGTAGTCACAGAACGTGGTAATGCTCTGCAACATTGTCGCTACTTCAGGAAGCGTCTTGGCGGACGTATTAACGCGGGCAACCGTTAAAAACTCTTGCGGGTCCATCTTTCCTCGAAGCCCTGGATACTTCTCATCATCAATCCCCACAAAGTCGCTACCATAGATGGGAGTTTCCGGCCACATGGGATCGACAATACCACGTTGATAACTGGTCTCAAACAGTCCGAGCGGCAAGGGCCCTGCCTGAACAATGTTTGGCTCTTTCATTGCTTAATCCTCCACGAAAAGCGGACGGCGTGCGTGCTGCTTTCGATGCGCTTCGGAGAGTACACGGAAGTATTCCGTCCAACCGCCCATGCGTACCCGCACCAAGTCATAATCGTGTCCTGCAGCCGAACTTGCCGCCGTGAAAGTCTCAGGGTCAGCCACGGTAAAGGTCACGACATTGCTGCCAGTCTTTCCTTTGGCAATTGCTGATAAGATTCCAAGTAATCGCTCTTCGGAAAACCCTTCGGCCAGATTGAGATCGACCGGTGCACCATCGGATAACCGGTCAAGGCTCGGATGGGCGTAACTATTAAGTCCCTGACGAATGGCTATCTCGCGAGGATGTCGCCGCCTTCCAGAAACATCGAGTTCTTTATCCTGATAGTAAGGTGCTGGCGATATGTCTGACTCAATCGGTTGCCCAGATTTGCGACCGTCAGGTGTCGCTCCGACCCAACCTCCCGAAAAGACATACTGCTCAAAAGTTCCCACGCCAGGACTGATCAGAATCTCGAAATCGCTGCCATGCCGCTTCTGAAGACGTGCCAGCCCTGCTTGATGGCGGGAGTCGCTTCGAAGGGCAAACAGTCGATCGCAAAACAAGTCAATTAGCCTCCAGGCAATCTCGTCGACGGCAGTATTACCGTGACCAAAGCGGGGAAGACGCATCGTCTGCTCCCGGATCTCTGCAATCCGCTTCTCCGATAAAGAGAGCCCGACTTCAGGCCTTGTCTTTCCCCAATTGGAATAGAGGCAAGCAAGCATTTCCGACATCTCAACTTGTCTACGTTCGAAGACTAGACGCTTCAGTGCATAGATCGAGTCGGCACAGGTACTAATCCCTGTCATTAGCGGTGATAACATCTTGTAGTTGGCCCCGCCCCCCGATAGGTCCGTGCCGCTAGCAAGACAACCAGCGATGAGCGTCGAGAGCAGCGGTGAGGGGGCGATGGACTCTTTCTCACCATAGAACTGATAGACATTGCGGTACATCCGATGGATCTGGAGATCCAAATGTGTTTGGAATACCTCCCAGAACTGCTCAAGTGACGTGAACTCCGTCGCTGGAATCGTCCGAAAGCTATCTTTCCAGCCTCGCAAGTGCATCGGTCCTGATGTGGCAAAACCGGCTCCTCGATTGAGCGTCTTCTCCAAGAGATCAAGCGCCGGAATGTAAAAAAAACTGAACTCCGTTTCACCGGCGAAATGGGTTTCATAGCAGCCATCACAGGCGTAGTTTCGTGCACTCTTTAGTGAGACCTTCCCGCCAGACTCTTTATGCAACGCCGGTACGATTCGGTCGTCGTTCATAATAATCGGGTGAGCGCCGCCACTGAGGATCGCCTTCGACGCCTCACGTAGAAGTTTCCTTGGAGAACTCTTATTAACCCGCAAGTCGAGGGTCGGGCTATTCAGTGGCAACCTACGCGAGGCTTTCAGGCATAAATAGGTCAGCCGATTCGTACCATCTTCGGGCTTTGGTTGATTGGTTGCCTCGTAGCCACCGATCGTGACCTGCTGCATCCACTGATTCGTCAGGCTTCCTTGGTCATAGTTTGCTGGCAGCTTGTTCCCTAGAAGCGCCCCATCACAGAAAGTAAAGCGGTCCTCAAGATGTGCCCGATTGTGAAGTGCACGCTCCCCGAATTTGATCCAGAGGCAGTCGATAATCTCCTGAGCCTGGCTCTCTGTCACAGAATCCTTCTCAAGAAAAGGCATCAGTAGTTGATCCAATCGGCCTATGGAAGTGATTTCACCGGTTGTGTGAAGTGCGCAGTGGATTAAGTACAAGCATTGCACGGCTTCCAGGAATGACCTTGGGGGGCCGATCGGAGTCTTGCCCAACCGTTGGGCGATCTCTTTGAGGTTCTCATGGCCGCTACGGCCCTGCACCTCGTATTCACTTGCCATTTCCATGGCATGCTGGGCATACCGCTGTGCGAAGACAGCGACTCCTTCGAGAGCAATAATCGCCGCCTGATAGAAGGTTTGTTTCTTTCGCTTCTGCTCAGAGCGAGCTTGCCCCAGGGTTTTCAGTTTCTGGTGGCAATCTCGCACGATTCCCCGGATACCTTTCCGCAGCAGAGTCTGATAGTCGGGGGTGACATGACCGAAGGGAGCCCGGTCGTTCAACATATTGAGCGCAGCATCCAACTCTTCCGCCTCCGTAAGGTAACCAACCAATTCTTTACCTTGGGCGACGGAATAAGGCGGGATGCAACCTACTACCAACTCATCCGGGTGGATTCGTAGTGTGCCCGCTTGGACGGCAACCTCTGGTGTCGTGACGATATCCAAGATTTTCGCGATGGCGTACGCCTTCCGGATCGCCACCGGTTTGCGAGAGAGTTCCTCGCGCGTCTTCTCGTCAACGGCGGCCAGCAGGTGAGGCGTGTCCTGCTCACGCAACCAGCGAGGTTTCTGCTTCCAGTCTGCAAACGTTCGAGTCAGTAGACGCAACACCCGATCCGTGGGCATTTCTCCTCGGCGGATTGGACAACCGTCCAACGCTTGAGGAAGTGGCTGCTTCCTAAGTTGGGGATGTTTTTCATAGAGTTTCAATAGCTCTAGCTGCCGCCAGAATTCGCTGGTGCTATGAAACATGGGTGAACCATCCCTCGGGAAGTTGAAACCCGCGAATGCACTTTCATTCTCCGGTGCTCGCACACCAGGTTTGAGAAAAGCGTGTCCAGCAACAGTTTAGCCAGGAGGCCAGTCGCTGAGGACTTGACAGGTATGTTATCACTGTGAATCAGGCTTGCAAGGTTTTACCAATCGACATTTCCTTCGCAATCCCCTCCTCATCTGCTCCTTGCGTTCCACAATGTGAGAAACACAAGACGTTAGACAGCTCATTGAGTTCAAAAACACCAGTCAGGTTACCTAAAGGAATCCCGGACCAGCAGTGGTTTTTTGAAGCGGGCCCGTTGATCAGAAAAGATACTCTTCATCCGTTTTCACCAATGGGAGTCATATCAATGTCGATGCCCCAACAGTCTCCCGTTAACCTTGAATCTCCCATTTCAACGCAGTTTGGGGCAAACCAATTAAAGGTGCGCTGGCGGAAGTCGGCGAGGGGCACGATCATCACTGGTGGCCACGGCACTCCAGAGGTTCGATTCAATGCAAATGATGCAGACTATATTCTCTTGGATCGCTGCCGATATCACCTGGTGAATTTTCACTTTCACAGTCCGAGCGAGCATTGGCTTGCTGGTAAGCAGCAGCGGATGGAACTCCACATCGTGCATCAGAATGCCCAGCAACATGGCGGAGGACGGGCTGCAATTGGAGTCTTTATCGAACCCAAGAAGGCTTCCCGTGCCAGCAAGATTAGCAGAAGTGGCTCGAAAAATGGTAACCCACCCGCTATTTCGACCAATCCTTGGGACTGGTTGCCAACCAATTTCGAGCGTTACTATCGTTACGAAGGCTCGCTGACCACGCCTGCCTACACCGAGAATGTTAGCTGGATCGTCTTGAAGGAGCCGCTTCGCTGCACCGTCCAGGAGTTTAAGAAGCTTTCCTCCTATTACGGCGGGCCGGCCAGACTTCCTCAGCCCCTAAATCGCCGATTCTTGTTGGCGAACTTCTGAGAGCCGACCTACGTCGTCGAATCAGCTGCCCGCTGAGCCGACAACTGAGAAAGCGCTTCGAGCGAGGACGGCGAGTGGCTCTAGTTCCACAGAAAGTTGTCCCAAGGCCGCAGAGATTCGACGCAAGGGCAGGGTCGAAACTCAAGCAGCTGAGAGGTTCCGGTAGCTACAACGGAACTGCGCTTTTCGCGCTTGCTCCACGCTCTTATGGTGCCACACCCCAATCAGTCAAAGTGGGGAAGTGACTGAACCTGTTCTAGCCGAGAACCCAACGACAAGCCTGCTGCAACTCACCAAGACTGGATCAAAGGTTCACGATGACCCTTTGAAGACTAAGTCGGAGTGCCAATTCGATTCGATTATTTTCCCATCCGCAAATCTAAACTCTGCAACAGGTTGCGCTCCTGCCTAGACTTTGCGTCAATCCAACTGGTCCATTGACTGTCCGATTCCACTACGCATTCTCGACTTACTTGAAGGACTAGACGCGGAAGAGCACAAAGTATTCCCTCACCTCGATTCACATCTACGTGGTTAGCACCCTTGTCATCGTCAGCCCCTCAGCAGCTGGTGCTGCTTGATCGAGCGAGTAAGATGCTCGCAGAAGCCTCGACTCTAGAAGAGGTCCGAAATGTCCGTGATTCGGCCGAAGCTGCTCGCGCTTACGCGAGAGCTGCGGAACTGGGGCTTGAACTACAGAATAAGGCGGCGGAACTAAAGCTACGCGCTGAAAGAAAGGCGGGGAGTTTCCTTTCACAACTGCATCTTCGAGGCGGAGATCGCAAATCCAAGAGACGAACAACGAAGCTGTCGCTCGAAGATCTGGGCGTCACCCGCAACCAATCGAAGCGGTGGCAACTTGTCGCTTCCATCCCAAACGATGCGTTTGAGCAATTCGTCAAGGAAAAAAACAGGTCGCACCAAGAGATTACCGCGGCAGGCCTCTATCACCTGGCCAGGAAACTCCGCTCGCTAAAAGGCTCAAGGTCCTGCAGAGCTGACCATGAGAGGAGGTACCCTGTGCTAAGCAGCCCCTCGACACCTCTCGAGTTGCGCGACCTCATTGAAGAGCTCAGCAATCATCGTGGCCTACTCGCCGAACTCTTGCGTCCCCTGTACGCCGATGGGGACGAGATCGTGCTCCAGAAAAGTGAACGTCGGGTGGTTGGCAGACTGCTTGTCGAGATGGAAGAGCTGTTGGGAGAACTTGACCGACATGCGGCCCTCGCAAAGTTCGATGGACTCGCCTAACTGGCTAGAGGTATTCTCAGAAATGAGTCCTCTTGAAGCCTCGCAACTGTTGATCTCCCTTTCGGCTTTTTCTTGCAACTGAACATGAGAAGGCTCCCTCGAATTGCCTTCAGTTGCTTTGGTGTTTGAGCGGCTCTTGTACTCGTTTCAAGGGCGGAGGCAAGACAGGTCGTTAAGAAGCTGCGGACCCTTCCCCGGCAAGAGCAGTAAATGCGTTGCTGAATCCTTCGTAGGTATCCAATCGTCCTTTATTGGTTTCTTCTAACGCGTTTGTAGCGGAACGAGCCAGATGGGCACCCAATACTCGGTAGGCCTCAAATTGTCTCACATCAAAGAACTGATCGGATGTAGGCTCGTGTGGAAAGTCGGGATTGCTGGCTCGATATTCTCTGACAGTCAGCGCTTCGTCTCCCGAGTAGGACGCCTTGAGATACAACAAGTATCCCTGTTCCCGATCCATTTCGTCACGTTCCGGATAGTGGATTTTCCCTATCACCCAATGCCTTGACGAGACCCCTTGATCGTCCGGCCGTATCTCTTCAGTATCGATCTCAATCTCGATACCCAGCTCGATTTTCGCCAGCCTTTGAACGGTCGCGAGTCCGTTAAACTGATATCGCGGGTCGGCCTCCCCGTCGCAGGCGAAAATAAAACGGCAGCGCCTTCTCAGGAGTTCGATGACGCCAAGATTCTCAATGTGACCACC
This window encodes:
- a CDS encoding pyruvate formate lyase family protein is translated as MFHSTSEFWRQLELLKLYEKHPQLRKQPLPQALDGCPIRRGEMPTDRVLRLLTRTFADWKQKPRWLREQDTPHLLAAVDEKTREELSRKPVAIRKAYAIAKILDIVTTPEVAVQAGTLRIHPDELVVGCIPPYSVAQGKELVGYLTEAEELDAALNMLNDRAPFGHVTPDYQTLLRKGIRGIVRDCHQKLKTLGQARSEQKRKKQTFYQAAIIALEGVAVFAQRYAQHAMEMASEYEVQGRSGHENLKEIAQRLGKTPIGPPRSFLEAVQCLYLIHCALHTTGEITSIGRLDQLLMPFLEKDSVTESQAQEIIDCLWIKFGERALHNRAHLEDRFTFCDGALLGNKLPANYDQGSLTNQWMQQVTIGGYEATNQPKPEDGTNRLTYLCLKASRRLPLNSPTLDLRVNKSSPRKLLREASKAILSGGAHPIIMNDDRIVPALHKESGGKVSLKSARNYACDGCYETHFAGETEFSFFYIPALDLLEKTLNRGAGFATSGPMHLRGWKDSFRTIPATEFTSLEQFWEVFQTHLDLQIHRMYRNVYQFYGEKESIAPSPLLSTLIAGCLASGTDLSGGGANYKMLSPLMTGISTCADSIYALKRLVFERRQVEMSEMLACLYSNWGKTRPEVGLSLSEKRIAEIREQTMRLPRFGHGNTAVDEIAWRLIDLFCDRLFALRSDSRHQAGLARLQKRHGSDFEILISPGVGTFEQYVFSGGWVGATPDGRKSGQPIESDISPAPYYQDKELDVSGRRRHPREIAIRQGLNSYAHPSLDRLSDGAPVDLNLAEGFSEERLLGILSAIAKGKTGSNVVTFTVADPETFTAASSAAGHDYDLVRVRMGGWTEYFRVLSEAHRKQHARRPLFVED
- a CDS encoding HAD family hydrolase, which gives rise to MCQAQNIALVFDFDHTLTDDSTEKLLSSFGIDTAIFWRETVGQMVTDGWDPALAWTSALCDLVGKNRPLGNLTEEQLSEFGKSIDFYPDVLSSLEDFRRIPDEFPELNTEVELYIISGGIEVLLRGTKAAEKVDEIRGCTFEVDSKGILKRPKRAITFTEKTRYLFEINKGLLRQSKSDPYAVNESIEREDRRVPFENMIYIGDGLTDVPAFSVVKQRGGAAFAVVDPCDVVRRRRAWEKLVSPTRVTNVFQPSYGPDAMLGAFLREGVRSMCRRMVGSG
- a CDS encoding Dyp-type peroxidase yields the protein MKEPNIVQAGPLPLGLFETSYQRGIVDPMWPETPIYGSDFVGIDDEKYPGLRGKMDPQEFLTVARVNTSAKTLPEVATMLQSITTFCDYQMTRGPATADLRPLQYVPRSYRVTVTVGLGATFFMDPVSGRDRFGFLHAKPRSLRIPPRLFGDRFDPSEEQTDLVFSIASDHKYVNAAIARSIETIDASLQVVAVDEGFARPDKRAFGRFEDGISNLGNLTRPERESFIFIDEFSEEPAWCRGGSYLVFRKVEQDLEKWDLLEDDQQSLMIGRQKEDGMPLAKRRDKDFPREPLFADPVNKADGPLKSHSRAVNPRRPPKYSLGLDDMDRRFLRRGYPYLDNIGSLDEETGKYAPSSFGLLFVAYMNSISRQFEYVTDTWQMNPDFPCPEAGRDAMFTSGVFSVLTGGYYFCPPAWRFPKDFLASGLLAEVS
- a CDS encoding carbonic anhydrase family protein codes for the protein MSMPQQSPVNLESPISTQFGANQLKVRWRKSARGTIITGGHGTPEVRFNANDADYILLDRCRYHLVNFHFHSPSEHWLAGKQQRMELHIVHQNAQQHGGGRAAIGVFIEPKKASRASKISRSGSKNGNPPAISTNPWDWLPTNFERYYRYEGSLTTPAYTENVSWIVLKEPLRCTVQEFKKLSSYYGGPARLPQPLNRRFLLANF
- a CDS encoding DNA/RNA non-specific endonuclease, which translates into the protein MLYIKSFMIFAAIGLGATGSTLAQEFLRPVVHSPVHHHLRFEVEPSEHVLQFRAYAVSFDLTDDDNGDGEGDRLGVPNWISYQLDKGPITGSDERPSDWIRVPGLPTTIDSPTDASYANSGYSRGHMCMRSHAQRLGSNANYNSFCLANACPQIQAFNGGHWLGLERLCGLWADEYESLWITCGPIYVQGRDLETIGDGSETKVSIPTGFFKIVARENAAEPNQPFVLAFIYDHDEELSHSGVDVDHVPFLKSIDEIEEKTGLNFFANLSAGDQAAIESQAATALWEWNLTESLSRMFDHASRGQTIDRELFSDLYRVHGNLVIDGRLANKSIKFNAPSLVHPSFNQSRNEGQSSKYPGEPKTGRPAASAGSPEFTVNREMTSRLARIEALLHERNRSVKDEGETAQEEESLSYDISDLQRRVAKLERQIRQVDSPSGKRGNELGISGGSKRHDGRAQRTTPDFTLGSDPAESTIQIGTYNLELLGKSRKKYNGIRRPRRRFEDLREISKRIVDELDLEIVVFQEINTQSGNWKKLKQLLSSEGYEFFEGNYSNREQFVVLAWDADEIEVVDDSLQELEVNTSFSLPGGCSSSGLRKPVAGQFKAGEFDFWVVGVHLKSRVGIGSCPTKVRIEQSKDLVHQIDALISRSHERDVIVAGDFNHHIGHESFDPLTDAGFLFQTQFLGPGSAEGSYIKTWNPHQSDDLIDHIILRYSETREVVRNSTFVYPIESKQAGIEYILNQSDHVPVWTSFYTSTDLDDND